The genomic segment TTCACCTTGTTAAATGAAGGGCACGTCTGGAGGATGTCTAGCAGAGCGTAACCGCGATAGGAGATGGCCTCTGCGATAAGTGAGGCAAGCTGCTTTTTGTCGGCGAAAAAACCGCGCGCCACAAACCCCGCACCAAGACTTAAGGCCACGGCTAGGGGGTTAAGCGGCTGCATTTGCACGCCGTCAAATTGTAGCTCGGTCTTTTGTTGCTTGGCGGTAGTGGGCGAAGCCTGACCTTTCGTCAAGCCATAGACTTGGTTATTGTGGACAATATGCGTAATATCTAGGTTGCGGCGCACGGCATGGATAAAATGGTTGCCGCCTTCGCCATAGGAACAGCCGTCACCACTTTCGACTATGACCGTAAGCTCCTTGTTGGCTAGCTTAATGCCTATACCTGCGGGGAGGGAACGTCCGTGGAGGCCGTTAAACATATTGGCCGTGATGTACTGCGGGGTTTTGGCCGCCTGCCCGATGCCTGAAGCTATAACTACCCGATGCGGTTCTAGATTAAGAGAGATTAGCGCGTCTCTTAGCGCTTCGAGTATGCCAAAATTCCCGCAGCCGGGGCACCACGCCGTGTCCTTACTGACAGTAAACACTTACAGCACCTCCCTTTTCAACGCGGCTAGCACTTCGTCTTTACTCCACTGCCTGCCGTCGTACTTAAGCAGGCTTACGTTGCAGATTAGCCCGGCGTACTGCTTAATTAAGCCGGCGAGCTGACCTGTTGAGTTCTGCTCGAGGTTTACTAGCTTCTCCGCTCTGCGCGCGTAAAGCGCAAGCAACTTAGTTGGCAGCGGATATATGTCCCCGAAGACCAAGGCCCCCAAAGCATGCCCTGCTTTGTTTAGTGTCAACACTGCTTCCTTTACC from the Selenomonadales bacterium genome contains:
- a CDS encoding 2-oxoacid ferredoxin oxidoreductase (catalyzes the coenzyme A-dependent decarboxylation of 2-oxoacids, such as pyruvate and 2-oxoglutarate) is translated as MFTVSKDTAWCPGCGNFGILEALRDALISLNLEPHRVVIASGIGQAAKTPQYITANMFNGLHGRSLPAGIGIKLANKELTVIVESGDGCSYGEGGNHFIHAVRRNLDITHIVHNNQVYGLTKGQASPTTAKQQKTELQFDGVQMQPLNPLAVALSLGAGFVARGFFADKKQLASLIAEAISYRGYALLDILQTCPSFNKVNTFKWYKERVYYVLPQYDPTDIAQARQTAEEWGERIPLGVIYRREQAEYAALHPMLCANPPLADLPLDPQSAKRFMDDFR